A stretch of Aspergillus nidulans FGSC A4 chromosome VI DNA encodes these proteins:
- a CDS encoding uncharacterized protein (transcript_id=CADANIAT00010416): MAQDKLKNIPETQVSRPSSPSNPPSSTQGVHSRRIPIFFRSTLFQILTVGLCAFCAPGIWSAMNGLGVGGSQSPNLVNAANALLYAFMTVTCFLGPFLTNLVGFRYTLSLGSIGYPLYAAGLYLNNRTGATWLVYLGSVTCGISAGFFWSVEGAIATGYPEDRKRGRYIATWFTFRNFGNIIGGAISLGINVNLNQQGQVGYQTYLGFIAIQCLGCLIGLLLSNPEKVVRDDGTEIAASTDTIHWKTEAKAMWKRGKSKPILLLTPLFWYFGWVQAYPGTYLATYFTIRSRALGSFLSAIVGTIATWLGGSLVDIPWTLNRKHRALATWTLIAALNSTTWIWAVIIQNEYRHTNPVLDWDDQRTFGRGFGIYLFERLSVGIVENYIYWCIGNLSDSPGEQIRYSSLLRGIETAGVAVGFGVQAVPTTLIVTAGINFGLWFFALPISFWATLMVVRKFEEAAWNSAVR; this comes from the coding sequence ATGGCCCAAGACAAGCTGAAGAATATCCCAGAGACCCAGGTCTCTCGaccctcctccccttcaaACCCGCCCTCCTCTACCCAGGGCGTCCATAGCCGACGCATCCCGATATTCTTTCGCAGCACGCTCTTCCAAATACTCACCGTTGGCCTCTGTGCCTTTTGCGCGCCAGGTATCTGGTCAGCCATGAACGGCCTTGGAGTCGGCGGCTCGCAGTCCCCGAATCTCGTGAACGCAGCCAATGCCCTCCTCTACGCCTTCATGACGGTTACCTGCTTCCTCGGCCCCTTCTTGACCAACCTGGTCGGCTTTCGATATACCCTGTCACTGGGCTCAATTGGATACCCACTCTATGCGGCGGGGCTGTATCTTAACAACAGGACCGGCGCGACATGGCTCGTCTATCTTGGCTCCGTGACCTGCGGGATATCAgcgggcttcttctggagCGTCGAGGGAGCAATTGCCACGGGGTATCCGGAAGACCGCAAGCGGGGGAGATATATAGCGACGTGGTTTACGTTCCGCAATTTCGGCAATATCATTGGCGGAGCTATCTCGCTGGGAATCAATGTCAACCTTAATCAGCAGGGACAGGTGGGGTACCAGACATACCTGGGCTTCATCGCCATTCAATGTCTAGGGTGCTTGATTGGACTCTTGCTATCGAATCCAGAAAAGGTGGTCAGAGATGACGGGACGGAGATCGCGGCCAGTACCGACACTATTCATTGGAAGACAGAGGCTAAGGCAATGTGGAAGAGAGGCAAAAGCAAGCCCATTCTTTTGCTGACACCCCTATTCTGGTACTTTGGCTGGGTCCAAGCCTACCCGGGCACATACCTCGCAACGTACTTTACTATTCGATCCCGGGCACTGGGCAGCTTCCTCTCTGCCATCGTCGGAACAATCGCAACCTGGCTCGGTGGCTCCCTCGTCGATATTCCCTGGACATTGAACCGCAAGCACCGAGCCCTGGCGACGTGGACCCTCATCGCCGCCCTCAACAGCACAACATGGATATGGGCCGTAATTATCCAGAACGAATACCGCCACACTAACCCTGTCCTCGACTGGGACGACCAGAGGACCTTCGGCCGGGGGTTCGGCATATACCTCTTTGAGCGACTGAGTGTGGGGATCGTCGAAAACTACATATATTGGTGTATTGGGAACCTTTCCGACTCGCCTGGTGAGCAGATCCGGTATAGCTCGCTGCTGAGGGGGATTGAGACTGCTGGAGTGGCGGTGGGATTTGGGGTGCAAGCTGTGCCGACAACCTTGATTGTGACGGCGGGCATTAACTTTGGGTTATGGTTCTTCGCACTTCCCATTAGTTTCTGGGCCACATTAATGGTTGTCAGGAAATTTGAGGAGGCGGCCTGGAACAGTGCGGTTCGGTAG
- a CDS encoding uncharacterized protein (transcript_id=CADANIAT00010417), which produces MTATVEQLDLLSLNLEDTKETSVLTFEPFSLPSTNQRILGPPHPPNTPIPLALQPSGSIKPTLNLAIATVKSLQRTKILTSLLAQHGTLLFRGLPIHSASDFSAFAHAFGYSPHEIIGIVVDRPLLAPNVAPANEAPKEVRIYNHNESPQVPHAPEYVFFYANRAPKKGGETPISSSLELFHRARAEIPEFIDLLVEKGVKSSVTYTVERQYVGGSTLRQAFGKEFVDEDDEQAKRRKVEAQIARYGRGKYTTFEWSDGADGQGQVLTLTHHLPVIRTQPGTNLPTLFTGLAAYYKNSLEAKKGSGAGRKNVAVQTFGDGTPIPEEYLATLARITDEIRVLHRWQDGDVLVFDNVIAQHGREPWEGEQGDRVVLASLFDGETVPGPYGFGEWARVVQALDG; this is translated from the coding sequence ATGACAGCCACtgtcgagcagctggatctcctctccctcaacCTCGAAGACACAAAGGAGACTTCGGTCCTCACCTTCGAACCTTTCAGCCTCCCCTCCACGAACCAGCGCATCCTCggccctcctcatcccccaAACACGCCGATTCCTCTCGCCCTCCAGCCATCGGGATCTATTAAACCGACTCTGAATTTGGCAATTGCGACGGTCAAGTCCCTTCAGCGCACAAAAATCCTCACGTCCCTTCTCGCACAGCACGgaaccctcctcttccgcggcCTCCCCATCCACTCTGCTTCCGACTTCAGCGCCTTCGCCCATGCCTTCGGTTATAGCCCTCACGAGATAATCGGCATCGTCGTTGACCGACCACTTCTAGCCCCTAATGTAGCGCCCGCGAACGAAGCGCCCAAGGAGGTGCGCATCTATAACCACAACGAATCGCCGCAGGTCCCGCACGCACCAGAGTATGTCTTCTTCTACGCGAATCGAGCGCCCAAGAAGGGAGGGGAGACGCCGATCTCATCGAGTCTAGAGCTGTTCCATCGAGCGCGCGCTGAGATACCCGAGTTTATTGACCTGCTCGTGGAGAAGGGGGTCAAGAGTTCGGTTACGTACACGGTTGAGAGGCAGTACGTGGGCGGGTCGACGCTGAGACAGGCGTTCGGGAAGGAGTTCgtcgatgaagacgacgaacaggcaaaaagaaggaaggtcgAGGCGCAGATTGCTCGGTATGGACGCGGGAAGTATACGACGTTTGAATGGAGCGACGGTGCAGACGGCCAGGGGCAAGTGCTAACCCTAACTCACCACCTCCCTGTGATCCGCACACAGCCTGGCACCAACCTCCCCACGCTCTTCACTGGGCTAGCAGCGTACTACAAGAATAGCCTTGAGGCGAAAAAGGGAAGCGGCGCTGGTCGGAAGAACGTCGCCGTTCAGACATTCGGCGACGGGACTCCGATCCCGGAGGAGTACCTGGCGACGTTGGCGCGGATCACGGATGAGATCCGCGTCCTGCATCGGTGGCAGGACGGGGACGTGCTGGTCTTTGATAATGTCATTGCGCAGCATGGCAGAGAGCCTTGGGAGGGCGAGCAGGGGGACCGCGTGGTGCTGGCGAGTCTGTTTGACGGGGAGACTGTGCCGGGGCCTTATGGATTCGGGGAGTGGGCCAGAGTCGTGCAGGCTCTGGATGGTTAA
- a CDS encoding uncharacterized protein (transcript_id=CADANIAT00010415) — protein MALSEYRFRALLPDKSAEERRFFNYFYSFTIPMMSGWLDHRMWNCLALQMCQSEPAVCHAVIALGALQEVSETAAVPVIAEDMSNRTQRFALVQYTRSIGYLVSRMRSGSNDPHVKSTVLLCCLLFIAFELIRGNFGRAVTHLQNGLRVLGTRKLNYHTLYQTHPAFEQDIDRSLAAAMVHLDLQSAHFGLSETHTPLDLATLAVDQVTRPDPTIMEFNCIQDACFARDRTLHQIVTFVNFCETLSAAELAANYAVLLKEQQKQQVQLASFAQGLRHFEQKMLDLTALRSKDLQSLDLLRMHHTGVSLIIDVCLIKDPGVIRDMYSERFSEVVDLAEKITAGVQDRAREAGPRPTLMMETAVIGPLYYIIQKCGNKEIAKRALRALEEWPHREGMWDSVQAAEMAREAMEVYEGNGS, from the coding sequence ATGGCGCTCAGCGAGTACCGATTCCGTGCTTTGCTGCCTGACAAATCAGCAGAGGAGCGGCGGTTCTTCAATTATTTTTACTCATTCACCATTCCTATGATGAGTGGGTGGCTCGACCATCGCATGTGGAACTGCCTTGCGCTGCAGATGTGTCAGTCTGAACCGGCGGTCTGTCATGCCGTCATTGCGTTGGGCGCCCTGCAGGAGGTCTCAGAGACGGCAGCAGTCCCCGTCATCGCTGAGGACATGAGCAATCGCACACAGAGGTTTGCGCTGGTGCAGTATACGCGGTCGATCGGGTACCTCGTATCCAGGATGCGATCAGGGTCGAATGATCCGCATGTCAAAAGTACGGTTCTGCTGTGCTGTCTCTTGTTTATCGCGTTTGAGCTTATCCGCGGGAACTTTGGCCGCGCCGTTACGCACCTTCAAAATGGGCTGCGTGTGTTGGGAACGCGGAAGCTAAATTACCATACGCTGTATCAGACCCATCCAGCCTTTGAACAGGATATCGACCGGTCTCTTGCTGCCGCAATGGTGCATTTGGATCTTCAGAGTGCGCACTTTGGACTCTCCGAGACTCACACGCCTCTTGACCTAGCCACGCTAGCGGTAGATCAAGTAACTCGGCCGGACCCGACTATTATGGAGTTTAACTGCATCCAAGATGCATGCTTCGCGCGGGACCGGACGCTGCATCAGATCGTTACGTTTGTCAATTTTTGCGAGACGCTATCGGCCgctgagcttgctgcaaATTACGCGGTTTTGTTgaaggagcagcagaaacagcaagTCCAACTAGCCAGCTTTGCACAGGGCCTTCGACACTTTGAGCAGAAAATGCTCGATCTCACTGCATTGCGATCAAAAGACCTCCAATCCCTCGATCTGTTACGCATGCACCACACAGGAGTCTCCCTGATAATAGACGTCTGTCTCATCAAAGACCCAGGCGTAATCCGCGATATGTACAGTGAACGCTTTTCAGAAGTCGTTGATCTGGCAGAAAAGATAACTGCTGGAGTGCAGGACAGAGCGCGCGAGGCAGGACCGCGCCCGACTCTTATGATGGAGACCGCAGTTATCGGTCCGTTGTATTACATTATCCAGAAATGCGGAAACAAGGAAATTGCGAAGCGCGCGCTAAGGGCTCTTGAGGAGTGGCCGCATCGCGAGGGGATGTGGGATTCGGTGCAGGCTGCGGAGATGGCTAGAGAGGCTATGGAGGTTTATGAGGGAAACGGGTCTTGA
- a CDS encoding uncharacterized protein (transcript_id=CADANIAT00010418) has product MRQQSNALLALASTASAASLSDVCTVSHVKNILPSDGTLLGINLIPSAVTASVYNASSSSSSSPSGAMGGAMGMGGGGSTSYSYCNITVSYTHPGKDDTVIVKYAFPSPTEFKNRFYVAGGGGYTLNSDATGGLEYGAVSGATDAGYDAFNNDYDSIVLKGNGSVDWDATHMFGYQALGEMTLLGKELTRGFYGIGSDEKVYTYYEGCSDGGREGMSQVQRWGEEYDGVITGAPAFRYAQQQVHHIFSSVVEHTLDYAPPPCELAKIVNATIAACDPLDGRTDGVVARTDLCMLNFNLTSIIGTPYYCAAQTSTSLGFGFSKRGHHGRNRKRDDHSSTSYQPAQNGTVSAKGVAVAQAIYDGLHTTQGERAYLSWQIASELSDATSTYNSTSGKWELSITSMGGEYVRKFVQLLDLDNLSTLGRRYLRHRHLTRFKEAGGKLLHYHGESDPSIPAASSVHYWQSVKSIMYPDVEDETALLDMSDWYQFYLVPGAAHCGTNTLQPGPYPQNNMEIMIDWVENGVKPSRLNATVSSGDYEGEIQMLCQWPKRPLWKNGSDSFSCVDDKESIESWTYDFPAFKIPVY; this is encoded by the exons ATGCGCCAACAGAGCAACGCTCTTTTGGCCCTGGCCTCGACAGCCTCGGCCGCCTCTCTCTCAGATGTCTGCACTGTCTCGCACGTTAAGAACATCCTGCCCAGTGACGGCACCCTCCTGGGCATCAATCTGATCCCGTCGGCTGTCACCGCAAGCGTTTACAATGctagctccagctccagctcgtCCCCGTCCGGCGCCATGGGCGGTGCCATGGGAAtgggcggcggcggttcgACCTCGTACAGCTACTGCAATATCACAGTCAGCTATACTCACCCCGGCAAGGACGACACCGTCATCGTAAAGTACGCTTTCCCTAGTCCGACAGAGTTCAAGAACCGCTTCTACGTTGCCGGCGGCGGTGGCTACACCCTCAACTCGGATGCCACCGGTGGTCTTGAGTATGGCGCCGTCTCTGGCGCCACCGACGCCGGGTACGACGCCTTCAACAACGACTACGACTCGATCGTCCTCAAGGGCAATGGCAGCGTCGACTGGGATGCCACCCATATGTTCGGCTACCAGGCGCTCGGCGAGATGACCCTGCTTGGTAAGGAACTCACGCGCGGTTTCTACGGTATCGGCTCGGACGAGAAGGTCTACACCTACTACGAGGGCTGCTCGGACGGTGGCCGCGAGGGTATGTCCCAGGTCCAGCGCTGGGGCGAGGAGTATGACGGCGTTATCACCGGCGCCCCGGCCTTCCGCTACGCCCAGCAACAGGTCCACCATATCTTCTCCTCTGTCGTCGAGCACACCCTGGACTATGCCCCGCCCCCCTGCGAGCTGGCCAAGATCGTCAATGCGACTATCGCCGCCTGCGACCCGCTTGACGGCCGCACTGATGGCGTCGTCGCGCGTACCGACCTTTGCATGCTCAACTTCAACCTGACCTCCATCATCGGCACCCCCTACTACTGCGCCGCGCAGACGTCTACCTCGCTCGGTTTCGGCTTCAGCAAGCGCGGCCACCACGGCAGGAACCGGAAGCGCGACGACCACAGCTCAACCTCTTACCAGCCGGCGCAGAACGGTACCGTCTCGGCTAAGGGCGTCGCTGTTGCCCAAGCCATCTACGACGGCCTGCATACCACGCAGGGTGAACGCGCCTATCTCTCATGGCAGATCGCCTCGGAATTGTCTGACGCGACTTCCACCTACAACTCCACGAGCGGCAAATGGGAGCTCTCCATCACCTCCATGGGCGGCGAGTACGTCCGCAAGTtcgtccagctgctcgacCTGGATAACCTCTCCACCCTGGGACGGCGTTACCTACGACACCGTC ATCTCACCAGGTTCAAGGAAGCCGGCGGCAAGCTCCTCCACTACCACGGCGAATCCGACCCCTCCATCCCCGCTGCCTCCTCCGTGCACTACTGGCAGTCAGTCAAGAGCATCATGTACCCcgacgtcgaggacgagaccGCACTCTTAGATATGAGCGACTGGTACCAGTTCTACCTAGTCCCTGGCGCGGCGCACTGCGGCACAAACACTCTCCAGCCTGGGCCGTACCCGCAGAACAATATGGAGATCATGATCGACTGGGTGGAGAACGGGGTGAAGCCGTCTCGTCTCAATGCGACGGTCTCCTCTGGAGATTACGAGGGTGAGATCCAGATGCTTTGTCAGTGGCCGAAGCGTCCGCTCTGGAAGAACGGCAGCGACAGCTTTAGCTGTGTGGATGACAAGGAGTCGATAGAGAGCTGGACCTACGACTTCCCTGCCTTCAAGATCCCAGTCTACTAG